TGGAGAGCAGGCAGGGGAGGCGTGTCTCCCTGCATGAACCAATCAATATACGTCCTTATCCGCCGGGACGCGTTCTCTTCATTGCTCCGGCTGCGGGCGAAGCGGTCTTCCAGGAAAGCAAGCGTGGGCTTGCCTGGTATCCGGCTAGCCTTTATACCCATGCCTAGGGTTTTGCCCCGTTCATCCAGCAAGCGGTACACCAGGCCGCGGTGTTCATAAATGCGTGACCCTGGGCGCCCCCGGTCCGCTTTGATGTTATACATGCGCAGGAGGGCATTGTAGGCCACCAGGGAGGTAAATTGATAATCTTCCAGGACTTTGCTTACCGTACGATGGATGGCTCGCCCCATGACCTCCTTGCCGTATCTGGCGGGGTAAACAGGCTCTCCATCTAAAAGATGTTGATGCCCGTCAAGCTTTGTCATGAAGACATAATCCGTGTCCCTAAGTGGTTGTGTACGTACTAGGTCGAATTCATGTTCCAATTCGCGGGTGACACGTTTAGACTGCATGCGAAGTCTACGTTCCGAAATAAAGCTGTCGTAACTGGTGACGACATGAAGGTGGGGATGGAAGGTATCCAAGTGCTGATAAACGCGGAACGATTCGTGGTCCAGGTCCATGTGAAACATGTATCGCCTGGATAAAGATGCAAGGCTATCGGACCCTAGTTGGTCGCCTGGGTCAAAAGCCAGGACGATGTGCAGGCCACTTTTCAATAATGAGACATCAATCGGGGCGTTTTCTTCCAATAGAAGCCTGGCAAA
This region of Dinghuibacter silviterrae genomic DNA includes:
- a CDS encoding relaxase/mobilization nuclease domain-containing protein, yielding MITQLRQALNIRKAIHYNEKKVSGGFARLLLEENAPIDVSLLKSGLHIVLAFDPGDQLGSDSLASLSRRYMFHMDLDHESFRVYQHLDTFHPHLHVVTSYDSFISERRLRMQSKRVTRELEHEFDLVRTQPLRDTDYVFMTKLDGHQHLLDGEPVYPARYGKEVMGRAIHRTVSKVLEDYQFTSLVAYNALLRMYNIKADRGRPGSRIYEHRGLVYRLLDERGKTLGMGIKASRIPGKPTLAFLEDRFARSRSNEENASRRIRTYIDWFMQGDTPPLPALQEDLLAVGVQLLWNGDQLAFLDNRSCWVISGESLGPEYTASTLIERCQAQQKDLVLCHSLSHTADWPSQSR